A window from Dermacentor variabilis isolate Ectoservices unplaced genomic scaffold, ASM5094787v1 scaffold_16, whole genome shotgun sequence encodes these proteins:
- the LOC142568037 gene encoding uncharacterized protein LOC142568037 isoform X1 translates to MQCACTTTRPGELRSEPSSGCPANIGSLEVEGDSGRPQHEQHLSLLDNFSQAKWQLEQLLDADGDLAQLDGKLQELQMITAEVASHLPAASLRWV, encoded by the exons ATGCAGTGCGCATGTACGACTACAAGACCTGGGGAATTGAGAAGTGAGCCCAGTAGTGGCTGCCCTGCCAACATAGGGTCCTTAGAGGTAGAAGGTGACAGTGGCCGACCTCAACACGAGCAACACCTCAGCCTCCTGGACAACTTCAGCCAGGCCAAGTGGCAGCTTGAGCAGCTCCTGGACGCAGATGGTGACTTGGCACAGCTGGATGGAAAACTGCAGGAGTTGCAG ATGATAACTGCGGAAGTGGCCAGTCACCTGCCCGCAGCTAGTTTGCGCTGGGTCTAG